The Nostoc sp. 'Lobaria pulmonaria (5183) cyanobiont' genome window below encodes:
- a CDS encoding helix-turn-helix domain-containing protein produces the protein MKQLAKTLYSKLLHLFHQVMVITISRNPNSKETNVVDEESLKDQTIQLSKQIPLPDRVNKDEQNLLLNYQYSAKPRQFKKASLFPDSKTNVAALSLVLYGVAEVLSQKMNLSWKSQVNNIFSYEKEAKTGKGKIFYYVTDNPETPQPETLAEEAALVVIDQFDPRACAIHLIYCALVASLDKPWSGNFVIDDKQLFEYTGLIKRRDLCKHEKLSILYDLLRQPAQVLACIASPKQGKVGAFTVADLKIWDVSIIRDFETDKAGNNKLVGLKVIGQAGVWTKYFLNKSKNHYQTGIITKKTVQKLFSIGKQNAGAARMLVWLTFQIQPEFQDCVMGKTLMEIAYGADKVSTAEQDRQLRRQMADDLETDLKVVKEAGWQAELETGPAWLTSSTSAKRPIGYWNQILNSRWRFHLPAEVQERLTLDSNQLSANNIQPVSGNVIREARKAKGWSRAFFATTMEKSVSWVDAVETGTRQVSQKDLPKLLNTLELHLNRY, from the coding sequence ATGAAACAGTTAGCAAAAACTTTATATAGTAAACTTCTGCATCTATTTCACCAGGTAATGGTAATTACCATTTCCCGTAATCCAAATTCAAAGGAAACTAATGTTGTTGATGAAGAATCTCTAAAAGACCAAACTATTCAATTATCAAAGCAAATTCCTCTTCCAGACAGAGTTAATAAAGATGAGCAAAATTTACTATTAAATTACCAGTATTCAGCAAAACCTCGGCAATTCAAAAAAGCTTCTTTATTTCCTGATAGTAAGACTAATGTTGCTGCCTTGTCGCTAGTTTTGTATGGAGTTGCTGAAGTCTTATCTCAAAAAATGAATCTGTCATGGAAAAGTCAAGTAAATAATATTTTTAGTTACGAAAAAGAAGCTAAAACTGGAAAAGGAAAAATCTTTTATTATGTAACAGATAATCCCGAAACTCCACAACCAGAAACTCTGGCAGAAGAGGCAGCTTTAGTTGTTATAGACCAATTTGATCCAAGAGCCTGTGCTATTCACCTGATTTACTGTGCCTTAGTAGCTAGCCTAGATAAACCTTGGTCAGGCAATTTTGTCATTGATGATAAGCAACTATTTGAATACACAGGGCTTATTAAACGCAGGGACTTATGCAAGCATGAAAAATTGAGTATTTTGTACGACTTGTTACGGCAACCTGCTCAGGTACTAGCTTGTATTGCATCGCCTAAACAGGGGAAAGTAGGAGCTTTTACTGTTGCTGATTTAAAGATTTGGGATGTTAGCATAATACGAGATTTTGAAACAGATAAAGCTGGCAATAACAAGCTAGTGGGTTTAAAGGTGATCGGTCAAGCTGGAGTATGGACAAAATACTTCCTCAACAAATCTAAAAACCACTACCAGACTGGAATTATTACCAAGAAAACTGTACAGAAACTATTTAGTATTGGTAAACAAAATGCTGGCGCGGCTAGAATGCTAGTTTGGCTAACCTTCCAAATCCAACCGGAATTCCAGGATTGTGTAATGGGCAAGACTTTGATGGAGATTGCCTACGGTGCAGACAAAGTGTCAACAGCAGAGCAAGACAGACAGCTTAGACGGCAAATGGCTGATGATTTGGAAACTGACTTGAAAGTTGTCAAAGAAGCCGGATGGCAAGCAGAACTGGAAACAGGCCCAGCTTGGTTAACAAGCAGCACAAGCGCTAAAAGACCTATAGGTTACTGGAATCAAATACTCAATTCTAGATGGCGTTTTCATTTACCAGCAGAAGTACAGGAACGCTTGACTCTGGACTCGAATCAGCTAAGTGCAAACAATATCCAGCCTGTATCAGGTAATGTGATCAGAGAAGCGAGAAAAGCAAAAGGCTGGTCTAGAGCATTTTTCGCTACAACGATGGAGAAAAGCGTTTCCTGGGTTGATGCAGTCGAGACGGGTACACGTCAGGTTTCTCAAAAGGACTTGCCCAAGTTGCTTAATACACTGGAACTACACCTTAACAGGTATTGA
- a CDS encoding NAD(P)/FAD-dependent oxidoreductase: protein MLRLTEVKLPLDHPEDEIKTAIIKKLQITDEDLISYSIFKRSYDARKKGEINLVYILDVETTQETHLLKRLKKDPHVIATPDMSYRPVAQASSNLAIRPIVIGTGPCGLFAGLMLAQMGFCPIILERGKQVRDRTVDTFNFWKKKSDFNPESNVQFGEGGAGTFSDGKLYSQVKDPQHYGRKVLTELVNAGASPEILYINKPHIGTFKLVGIVQSMRAKIESLGGEIRFQSRVEDINIENGQVRGVTLANGEYIASDHVVLAVGHSARDTFQMLFNRGVYIEAKPFSIGFRVEHPQSLIDQCRFGAQAGHKLLGAADYKLVHHCQNGRSVYSFCMCPGGLVVAAASEPGRLVTNGMSQYSRNERNANSAIVVGITPEDYPGNALAGIDFQRRLEEQAFELGGGTYEAPGQLVGDFLNHRPSTALGTVKPSYTPGVHLGDLSQSLPDYAIAAIREALPAFDKQIKGFAMDDAVLTGVETRTSSPIRIKRQEDYQSLNTVGLYPGGEGAGYAGGILSAGIDGIKVAEAVALSILKNGDRKI, encoded by the coding sequence ATGTTACGACTAACAGAAGTAAAGCTCCCGCTTGATCATCCTGAAGATGAGATCAAGACTGCCATCATCAAAAAGCTGCAAATCACGGACGAAGATTTGATCAGCTATTCCATCTTCAAGCGTAGCTATGATGCCCGTAAGAAAGGAGAGATTAACCTTGTTTATATTCTGGATGTAGAAACGACTCAGGAAACTCATCTACTCAAGCGCCTGAAAAAAGATCCCCATGTGATTGCCACGCCAGACATGAGTTATCGCCCAGTAGCACAAGCTAGCAGCAATTTGGCGATTCGCCCCATCGTGATTGGTACTGGGCCTTGTGGATTGTTTGCGGGTTTGATGCTCGCACAAATGGGCTTTTGTCCCATCATTTTAGAACGTGGCAAACAAGTCCGCGATCGCACCGTTGATACCTTTAACTTTTGGAAGAAAAAATCAGACTTCAACCCAGAATCCAATGTCCAGTTTGGCGAAGGTGGTGCGGGTACATTCTCCGATGGCAAACTCTACAGTCAGGTCAAAGATCCTCAGCATTATGGGCGCAAGGTGCTAACCGAACTCGTGAATGCGGGAGCCTCACCGGAAATTCTCTATATCAACAAACCGCATATCGGCACTTTCAAACTGGTCGGAATCGTCCAAAGTATGCGTGCTAAAATCGAATCCCTCGGCGGTGAAATTCGCTTTCAAAGTCGGGTGGAAGATATCAACATCGAAAATGGACAGGTGCGGGGAGTCACCCTCGCTAATGGGGAATATATCGCCAGCGATCATGTGGTTCTGGCGGTGGGACACAGCGCCCGTGATACCTTCCAAATGCTATTTAATCGCGGGGTTTACATCGAGGCTAAACCATTTTCCATCGGCTTTCGGGTTGAACATCCCCAGTCTCTCATCGACCAATGTCGTTTCGGCGCTCAGGCTGGTCATAAGCTTTTAGGTGCTGCCGATTATAAACTAGTTCACCACTGCCAAAATGGTCGTTCCGTCTATAGTTTCTGTATGTGTCCGGGAGGCTTGGTAGTCGCAGCCGCATCAGAGCCGGGGCGACTTGTTACCAATGGGATGAGCCAATACTCTCGCAATGAGCGCAATGCCAATAGTGCGATAGTTGTCGGCATCACCCCTGAAGATTATCCGGGCAATGCCTTGGCGGGAATTGACTTCCAACGGCGCTTGGAAGAACAGGCTTTTGAATTGGGCGGTGGAACTTATGAAGCGCCAGGGCAGTTGGTGGGAGACTTTCTCAACCATCGCCCCTCTACAGCATTGGGCACTGTTAAACCGTCTTATACACCTGGGGTACATTTGGGTGATTTGAGTCAGAGTTTACCAGATTATGCGATCGCCGCCATCCGTGAAGCCCTTCCCGCTTTTGATAAACAAATTAAAGGATTTGCAATGGACGATGCCGTATTGACTGGGGTAGAAACCCGCACCTCATCACCGATTCGGATTAAGCGCCAAGAAGATTATCAAAGTTTAAATACAGTCGGTCTTTATCCGGGTGGGGAAGGCGCGGGATACGCAGGCGGAATCCTGTCGGCTGGTATCGATGGGATTAAGGTTGCGGAGGCGGTGGCTTTAAGTATTTTGAAGAATGGCGATCGTAAAATCTGA
- a CDS encoding THUMP domain-containing class I SAM-dependent RNA methyltransferase gives MNQYFATVARGLETLAAQELEQLGAHSVEPGFCGVAFEGDRTLLYRVNLWARLPFRILVNIDEFPCLDAKDLYRGIQTIDWQNYLTPDMTLAVNVTGKNDRLNHTHFTSLQIKNAIVDQQQENLGERSNVELHDPDVRINVHIERDSCTVKLDSSGNSLHRRGYRPAVGAAPLKESLAAALIQLSGWQPDQMFYDPLCGSGTLPLEASLKALNIAPGLFRDCFGFENWLDFDLSLLEKLLQEAKDSQLDTLPAPIWGSDRDENIIEQAINNAQNCGVDNHVWFSQMELADVVAPADSGVLFCNPPYGERLGRDSDLGAFYKLLGDVLKQRFKGWTAFVLSGNKELSQSIGLKSSQRIAVYNGTLPCQLMKYELY, from the coding sequence ATGAATCAGTATTTTGCAACGGTTGCTCGCGGATTAGAAACCCTCGCCGCTCAGGAGTTAGAGCAACTGGGTGCTCATTCCGTGGAGCCGGGGTTTTGCGGTGTAGCCTTTGAGGGCGATCGCACCCTACTTTATCGCGTCAACCTCTGGGCTAGGCTACCGTTCCGAATCTTGGTGAATATCGATGAGTTTCCTTGCCTTGATGCCAAGGATCTCTATCGCGGTATCCAGACTATCGATTGGCAAAACTATCTCACGCCAGACATGACGCTGGCGGTGAATGTCACGGGCAAAAATGATCGCCTCAACCACACCCACTTTACATCTCTCCAGATCAAAAATGCGATCGTTGACCAGCAGCAAGAAAATCTGGGTGAACGTTCAAATGTAGAGCTTCATGACCCAGATGTGCGGATCAATGTTCATATTGAACGCGATAGTTGTACCGTCAAACTCGACAGTTCTGGAAATAGTCTGCACCGTAGAGGCTACCGCCCTGCGGTTGGAGCAGCCCCTCTCAAAGAATCTCTAGCTGCTGCCCTAATTCAACTTTCGGGTTGGCAACCAGACCAGATGTTCTACGATCCTCTCTGTGGATCTGGCACTTTACCCTTAGAAGCTAGCTTAAAGGCACTGAACATCGCACCAGGACTATTTCGCGATTGCTTTGGATTTGAAAATTGGCTCGATTTTGATCTGTCCCTTTTAGAAAAGCTGCTGCAAGAAGCTAAGGATAGCCAACTGGATACCCTGCCCGCGCCTATTTGGGGAAGCGATCGCGATGAAAATATAATCGAGCAAGCGATCAACAATGCTCAAAACTGCGGCGTTGATAACCATGTATGGTTTTCTCAAATGGAGCTTGCCGATGTTGTCGCCCCCGCAGACAGTGGGGTTTTATTCTGCAATCCACCTTACGGCGAACGGCTGGGGCGAGATAGCGATCTAGGGGCGTTCTATAAACTTTTAGGTGATGTGCTGAAACAACGCTTCAAAGGCTGGACTGCATTTGTCCTGAGTGGCAACAAGGAACTGTCTCAATCGATTGGACTAAAATCATCCCAACGGATTGCAGTGTACAACGGAACGCTGCCCTGTCAGTTAATGAAATATGAACTGTACTAA
- a CDS encoding UTP--glucose-1-phosphate uridylyltransferase: MQKNKVRKAVIPVAGFGTRLFPATKVVKKELFPIIDRDGRAKPVILAIIEEAIGAGIAEVGIVVQPDDKEIFADLLKNPPKKELLQKLSPENQEYSRYLEELGSRITILLQEEQLGYGHAVFCAKDWVQNEPFLLMLGDHIYASDIEKSCAHQVLDVYEQLNQNIVGLTTMPAEIIHKAGCITGVWQELNSILSVTQLYEKPTIEYAQQHLRVEGMLENDFLGIFGLYLLTPKIFDFLAEHIKQNFRERGEFQLTSCLERLRQEEGMTGYVVKGKCFDTGLPDAYRQTMIDFRKI; encoded by the coding sequence ATGCAAAAAAATAAAGTTAGAAAAGCTGTAATTCCGGTAGCTGGTTTCGGTACTCGTTTGTTTCCAGCTACTAAAGTTGTCAAAAAAGAACTTTTCCCGATTATCGATCGAGATGGTAGGGCAAAACCTGTGATTCTCGCAATTATTGAAGAGGCAATTGGTGCTGGAATTGCAGAAGTGGGGATCGTGGTGCAGCCGGATGACAAAGAAATATTTGCAGATTTATTGAAAAATCCACCCAAAAAAGAGCTTTTACAAAAACTCTCACCAGAAAATCAAGAATATAGTCGATATTTGGAAGAATTAGGTAGCAGAATTACCATTTTGTTACAAGAGGAACAATTAGGCTATGGTCATGCGGTATTTTGTGCCAAGGATTGGGTACAAAATGAGCCGTTTTTGCTGATGTTGGGCGACCATATTTATGCATCTGATATTGAAAAATCTTGTGCGCATCAAGTTTTAGATGTTTACGAACAACTTAATCAAAACATTGTTGGCTTAACTACAATGCCAGCAGAAATTATTCATAAAGCTGGGTGTATAACAGGAGTTTGGCAAGAGTTAAACTCGATTTTGTCAGTTACACAACTCTATGAAAAACCGACTATTGAGTATGCACAACAGCATTTACGTGTAGAGGGAATGTTAGAAAATGATTTTTTAGGTATATTTGGCTTATATTTACTAACGCCGAAAATTTTTGACTTTCTCGCAGAACATATTAAGCAAAATTTTCGAGAACGAGGGGAATTTCAGTTAACATCTTGTCTGGAAAGATTGCGTCAGGAAGAGGGAATGACAGGATATGTTGTTAAAGGCAAGTGTTTTGATACAGGTTTGCCAGATGCTTATCGTCAGACAATGATTGATTTTAGAAAAATATAG
- the hemW gene encoding radical SAM family heme chaperone HemW has translation MSKKFSISGIASSAYVHIPFCRRRCFYCDFPVSVVGDRLRGETSGTISQYVEVLCQEIAITPAFDQPLKTIFFGGGTPSLLSIEQLQRIITELQKHFGIASGAEISMEIDPATFDLAHIAGYGSAGVNRISLGVQAFQAELLQRAGRSHSVEDIFAAVELIHQVKIPVFSLDLISGLPHQSLDQWQDSLEKAVAIAPTHISIYDLTIEPGTAFGRYYKPGDTPMPTDEATVKMYQMGQQVLTSAGYEHYEISNYAQPGHQCRHNRVYWENRPYYGFGMGAASYVEGKRFTRPRKTKEYYQWVQAGGVIDCDVTPPKEVLLETLMLGLRLAEGLSLAALVEAFGEEKVEEICRCLQGYFEKGWVEIAEGRLRLIDPQGFLFSNVVLAELFEKLG, from the coding sequence ATGAGTAAAAAATTTAGTATTTCTGGAATTGCGAGTTCTGCTTATGTGCATATTCCCTTTTGCAGACGGCGGTGCTTTTATTGTGATTTCCCGGTGTCTGTTGTTGGCGATCGCTTGCGGGGTGAAACATCTGGTACTATCTCCCAATATGTTGAGGTGCTATGTCAAGAAATTGCCATTACACCAGCATTTGATCAACCCCTAAAGACAATTTTCTTCGGTGGTGGTACTCCTTCACTGCTATCAATAGAGCAGTTACAACGGATAATCACAGAGCTACAGAAGCATTTTGGGATTGCGTCTGGGGCAGAGATTTCTATGGAAATTGACCCAGCTACCTTTGATTTAGCCCATATAGCAGGCTATGGCAGTGCAGGCGTGAACCGGATAAGTCTGGGTGTACAAGCCTTTCAAGCAGAATTATTGCAAAGGGCGGGGCGATCGCACTCAGTTGAAGATATTTTTGCAGCAGTGGAACTAATCCACCAAGTCAAGATTCCCGTATTTAGCTTAGACTTAATTTCTGGATTGCCGCATCAGTCTTTAGATCAATGGCAGGATTCTCTAGAAAAAGCAGTGGCGATCGCACCCACTCACATTTCCATTTACGATCTTACCATCGAACCAGGTACAGCCTTTGGTCGTTACTACAAACCTGGCGATACTCCAATGCCGACAGATGAAGCCACAGTCAAAATGTACCAGATGGGTCAGCAGGTTTTAACTAGTGCAGGTTATGAGCATTATGAAATTTCTAATTATGCTCAACCTGGTCATCAGTGTCGGCATAATCGAGTGTATTGGGAAAACCGCCCTTATTATGGCTTTGGTATGGGTGCGGCGAGTTATGTTGAGGGGAAACGCTTCACTCGTCCGCGCAAAACTAAGGAGTATTACCAATGGGTACAAGCTGGCGGTGTAATTGATTGTGATGTGACTCCCCCAAAGGAGGTATTGTTAGAAACGTTAATGTTGGGGTTGCGTTTGGCAGAGGGTTTGAGTTTGGCGGCGTTGGTAGAGGCGTTTGGGGAAGAGAAGGTGGAGGAGATTTGTCGGTGTTTGCAAGGGTATTTTGAGAAAGGTTGGGTGGAAATTGCAGAGGGAAGGTTGCGTTTGATCGATCCCCAAGGGTTTTTGTTTTCTAATGTAGTGTTAGCGGAGTTGTTTGAGAAGTTGGGGTGA